In a single window of the Allobranchiibius huperziae genome:
- the lipA gene encoding lipoyl synthase produces MTVAPEGRRMLRVEARNSETPIERKPEWIRTTAKMGPAYTSLHNLVKTGGLHTVCQEAGCPNIFECWEDREATFLIGGEQCTRRCDFCQIDTGRPSDLDRDEPRRVADSVQQMGLRYATITGVARDDLEDGGAWLYAETIRQVHENNPGTGVEILIPDFNAVPEQVGAVIDAAPEVFAHNVETVPRIFKRIRPAFKYERSLSVITMGKNAGLVTKSNLILGMGEEDHEIEQALRDLHEAGTDLITITQYLRPSPRHHPVDRWVKPQEFVHWSEVAEGLGFKGVMSGPLVRSSYRAGRLYAQAMERSGRELPANLAHLAAAASSPARQEAASLVERALPHVS; encoded by the coding sequence GTGACCGTGGCACCGGAGGGACGGCGCATGTTGCGCGTCGAGGCGCGCAACAGCGAGACCCCGATCGAGCGCAAACCGGAATGGATCCGTACGACGGCCAAGATGGGCCCGGCGTACACCTCGCTGCACAACCTGGTGAAGACCGGCGGCCTGCACACGGTCTGCCAGGAAGCCGGGTGCCCCAATATCTTCGAGTGCTGGGAGGACCGCGAGGCGACCTTCCTCATCGGTGGCGAGCAGTGCACCCGCCGCTGCGACTTCTGCCAGATCGACACCGGCCGCCCGAGCGACCTGGACCGTGACGAGCCGCGTCGGGTCGCCGACTCCGTGCAGCAGATGGGTCTGCGCTACGCGACCATCACCGGCGTCGCGCGCGACGACCTGGAGGACGGCGGCGCGTGGCTCTACGCCGAGACGATCCGCCAGGTGCACGAGAACAACCCCGGCACCGGCGTGGAGATTCTGATCCCGGACTTCAACGCCGTGCCCGAGCAGGTCGGCGCCGTGATCGACGCGGCCCCCGAGGTCTTCGCGCACAACGTCGAGACGGTGCCGCGCATCTTCAAGCGCATCCGGCCGGCGTTCAAGTACGAGCGGTCGCTGTCGGTCATCACGATGGGCAAGAACGCCGGGCTGGTCACCAAGTCCAACCTCATCCTGGGGATGGGCGAGGAGGACCACGAGATCGAGCAGGCGCTGCGCGATCTGCACGAGGCCGGCACGGACCTGATCACCATCACCCAGTACCTGCGCCCGTCCCCGCGCCACCACCCCGTGGACCGGTGGGTGAAGCCGCAGGAGTTCGTGCACTGGTCCGAGGTCGCCGAGGGGCTCGGGTTCAAGGGCGTCATGAGCGGGCCGCTGGTGCGTTCGTCGTACCGCGCCGGGCGGCTCTACGCCCAGGCGATGGAGCGCTCGGGACGCGAGCTCCCGGCCAACCTCGCGCACCTGGCAGCCGCGGCGTCCTCCCCCGCACGCCAGGAGGCGGCGTCGCTCGTGGAGCGCGCCCTGCCGCACGTATCCTGA
- a CDS encoding DUF4191 domain-containing protein, with translation MSATPTPAKKSRFSRKKKNEASGATAVDGGEPGRIAQIKTLYTLASKQNPRIPLYLIGAFLLGFVVLLVIGIAIQHPIYLGILGVFLGVILAMLLFGRLAQKAAYGQLEGQPGATSAAMSGLRKGWYYEQEPVAADSGRARKMSEMQNAAMVFRAVGRAGVVLVGEGPRGGATKLLESERKRVSRVSGPEVPVHTMRVGEGDDAVAVSKLTATMTKLPKKLTDAEVQAVNKRLRALGGVKPPIPKGMDPRAARPDRKSARGR, from the coding sequence ATGTCGGCGACACCCACACCCGCGAAGAAGAGCCGGTTCTCCCGGAAGAAGAAGAACGAGGCCTCCGGAGCGACGGCGGTCGACGGGGGCGAGCCGGGGCGGATCGCACAGATCAAGACCCTCTACACGCTCGCGAGCAAGCAGAACCCGCGGATCCCGCTCTACCTGATCGGTGCGTTCCTGCTCGGGTTCGTCGTGCTCCTGGTGATCGGTATCGCGATCCAGCACCCGATCTACCTGGGCATCCTCGGTGTCTTCCTCGGCGTCATTCTGGCGATGCTGCTCTTCGGGCGGTTGGCGCAGAAGGCGGCGTACGGACAGCTCGAAGGGCAGCCCGGCGCGACGAGCGCGGCGATGAGCGGTCTGCGCAAAGGCTGGTACTACGAGCAGGAGCCCGTGGCCGCTGACTCCGGTCGGGCGCGCAAGATGAGCGAGATGCAGAACGCCGCCATGGTCTTCCGCGCCGTCGGTCGCGCCGGCGTGGTGCTCGTCGGCGAAGGCCCGCGCGGTGGCGCGACGAAGTTGCTGGAGTCCGAGCGCAAGCGGGTCTCGCGGGTGTCGGGACCGGAGGTGCCGGTGCACACGATGCGCGTCGGTGAGGGTGACGACGCCGTGGCGGTGAGCAAGCTGACCGCCACGATGACCAAGCTGCCCAAGAAGCTCACCGATGCCGAGGTGCAGGCCGTCAACAAGCGGCTGCGGGCGCTCGGCGGCGTGAAGCCCCCGATCCCCAAGGGCATGGACCCGCGCGCGGCGCGGCCGGACCGCAAGTCGGCCCGCGGCCGCTGA
- a CDS encoding RDD family protein encodes MASPQSSPSTEPAADTGWPGKRFGCAESGVTSVARLGPRVLALIIDWALCSVIAAGLLGYRWGGSGSSGFAPLLVFAVENILLVGVVGSTIGHWIVGVRVTRLDGAVAGPVAAIIRAVLLCVVIPALIFDTDQRGLHDKLARTILVRTR; translated from the coding sequence GTGGCATCCCCCCAGTCCTCACCGTCCACGGAGCCCGCCGCCGACACCGGGTGGCCGGGCAAGCGCTTCGGGTGTGCCGAGTCGGGCGTCACCTCCGTGGCTCGTCTCGGGCCGCGCGTCCTCGCCCTCATTATCGACTGGGCGCTGTGCAGCGTGATCGCCGCCGGATTGCTCGGCTACCGCTGGGGAGGGTCGGGCAGTTCCGGTTTCGCGCCCCTGCTGGTCTTCGCGGTCGAGAACATCCTGCTCGTCGGGGTCGTGGGCTCGACGATCGGTCACTGGATCGTCGGCGTACGCGTCACCCGCCTCGACGGTGCGGTCGCCGGGCCGGTCGCCGCGATCATCCGCGCGGTGCTGCTCTGCGTGGTCATCCCGGCGCTCATCTTCGACACCGACCAGCGCGGGCTGCACGACAAGCTCGCGCGCACCATCCTGGTCCGTACGCGCTGA
- the glnA gene encoding type I glutamate--ammonia ligase — MFNTSDEVLKFIKDEDVKFVDVRFCDLPGVMQHFNVPASTISEDSFTEGAMFDGSSIRGFQAIHESDMKLIPDPRSAFVDPFRKHKTLVMNFSIVDPFTDERYSRDPRNIAAKAEAYLKSTGIADTAYFGAEAEFYIFDDVRFETKQNAGYYFIDSIEGAWNTGRAEEGGNQGYKPRYKGGYFPVPPVDHFADLRDDIVAGLEGVDLKVERAHHEVGTAGQQEINYQFSTLLGAGDDMMKFKYIVKNTAYNAGKTVTFMPKPLFGDNGSGMHTHQSLWKDGEALFFDENGYGGLSDIARWYVGGLLKHAPSLLAFTNPTMNSYHRLVPGYEAPVNLVYSARNRSACIRIPIAGTSPKAKRIEFRIPDPSANPYLCFAAQLMAGLDGIKNRIEPPEPVDKDLYELPPEELENIGQVPGSLPAVLDALEADHDYLTEGGVFTEDLVETWIDYKRTNEVDPIRFRPHPHEFEMYYDI; from the coding sequence ATGTTCAACACCAGCGATGAGGTCCTGAAGTTCATCAAGGACGAAGACGTCAAGTTCGTCGATGTGCGCTTCTGCGACCTCCCCGGTGTGATGCAGCACTTCAACGTGCCCGCCTCGACCATCAGCGAGGACTCGTTCACCGAGGGCGCGATGTTCGACGGCTCGTCGATCCGCGGGTTCCAGGCCATCCACGAGTCGGACATGAAGCTGATCCCCGACCCCCGGTCGGCGTTCGTGGACCCGTTCCGCAAGCACAAGACGCTGGTCATGAACTTCTCGATCGTCGACCCGTTCACCGACGAGCGCTACAGCCGCGACCCGCGCAACATCGCGGCCAAGGCGGAGGCCTACCTGAAGTCGACCGGGATCGCCGACACGGCGTACTTCGGCGCTGAGGCGGAGTTCTACATCTTCGACGACGTCCGCTTCGAGACCAAGCAGAACGCCGGCTACTACTTCATCGACTCGATCGAGGGAGCCTGGAACACCGGACGCGCCGAAGAGGGCGGCAACCAGGGCTACAAGCCGCGCTACAAGGGCGGCTACTTTCCGGTGCCTCCGGTCGACCACTTCGCCGACCTGCGCGACGACATCGTCGCGGGGCTCGAGGGCGTGGACCTGAAGGTCGAGCGGGCGCACCACGAGGTGGGCACCGCCGGTCAGCAGGAGATCAACTACCAGTTCTCCACGCTGCTCGGCGCCGGCGACGACATGATGAAGTTCAAGTACATCGTGAAGAACACCGCGTACAACGCCGGCAAGACCGTCACCTTCATGCCGAAGCCGCTCTTCGGCGACAACGGCTCGGGCATGCACACCCACCAGTCGTTGTGGAAGGACGGTGAGGCGCTGTTCTTCGACGAGAACGGGTACGGCGGCCTGTCCGACATCGCCCGTTGGTACGTCGGTGGGTTGCTGAAGCACGCACCGTCGCTGCTGGCGTTCACGAACCCGACGATGAACTCCTACCACCGTCTGGTGCCGGGCTACGAGGCGCCGGTCAACCTGGTCTACTCCGCGCGCAACCGCTCGGCGTGTATCCGCATCCCGATCGCGGGCACCTCGCCGAAGGCCAAGCGCATCGAGTTCCGGATCCCCGACCCGTCGGCGAACCCCTACCTGTGCTTCGCGGCGCAGCTGATGGCCGGCCTGGACGGCATCAAGAACCGCATCGAGCCGCCGGAGCCGGTCGACAAGGACCTCTACGAGCTGCCCCCGGAAGAGCTGGAGAACATCGGCCAGGTGCCGGGTTCGCTGCCGGCCGTGCTGGACGCGCTCGAGGCCGACCACGACTACCTGACCGAGGGCGGCGTCTTCACCGAGGACCTGGTCGAGACGTGGATCGATTACAAGCGGACCAACGAGGTGGACCCGATCCGCTTCCGCCCGCACCCGCACGAGTTCGAGATGTACTACGACATCTGA
- a CDS encoding glycoside hydrolase family 16 protein, with product MKRRIVAVSVALTLSTATAVTLPAHAATTTNHYRRLVANLEFNRGNVPAGSRWNPTDNSGDLPSSNPYASTMTTYPSGWGTPAQGYYHPERTMSVANGVLTIRALGTQGTEWGGSVLPIATDNKVGSRRYGRIEYRLRATGAAGHSFAAFEWPSDDNWVYEMDATEGFETPGTTVGGTYHYNGAAGQQGFTARQHQQMSNWHTFQINWWPGGQSVWIDRRYLEYDDTAAGHLAPTQIMRFLLQTNKAWNGTPANGSTGTVQLAYVKEWAYNN from the coding sequence ATGAAACGTCGCATCGTCGCCGTCTCAGTAGCCCTCACCCTGAGCACTGCAACCGCCGTCACGCTCCCAGCGCACGCGGCCACCACGACCAACCACTACCGGAGACTGGTAGCCAACCTGGAGTTCAACCGCGGCAACGTGCCCGCCGGGTCACGGTGGAACCCCACCGACAACTCCGGCGACCTCCCCTCGTCCAACCCCTATGCCTCGACGATGACGACCTACCCGTCCGGTTGGGGCACGCCGGCGCAGGGGTACTACCACCCCGAGCGCACCATGTCCGTCGCGAACGGTGTGCTCACGATCAGGGCGCTCGGCACCCAGGGCACCGAATGGGGCGGCTCCGTCCTCCCGATCGCCACCGACAACAAGGTCGGCTCCCGGCGCTATGGACGCATCGAATACCGGCTACGCGCAACGGGCGCGGCAGGACACTCGTTCGCCGCCTTCGAGTGGCCGTCCGACGACAACTGGGTGTACGAGATGGACGCCACCGAAGGCTTCGAAACACCCGGTACAACCGTCGGCGGCACCTATCACTACAACGGTGCGGCAGGACAGCAAGGCTTCACCGCCAGGCAGCACCAGCAGATGAGCAACTGGCACACCTTCCAGATCAACTGGTGGCCCGGCGGGCAGTCGGTGTGGATCGACCGGCGCTACCTGGAGTACGACGACACCGCAGCCGGCCACCTCGCACCCACCCAGATCATGCGGTTCCTGCTGCAGACGAACAAGGCGTGGAACGGCACCCCGGCCAATGGGTCCACCGGCACCGTGCAGCTCGCCTACGTGAAGGAATGGGCGTACAACAACTGA
- a CDS encoding nitroreductase family protein translates to MIDDSNVGNDGHRSDAMSGMGQAPLDPFELLTTTRAVRKRLDLTRPVPLELIKECLTIALQGPSGSNRQHWQWILVTDPAQKAAIGDLYWRAVQDYAASEGFAGNLAADDADRSRVQQRVGDSVLHLGKVMRDVPAMLIPCIDTGGPLPDGNQAGIWGSVLPAAWSFMLAARARGLGTAWTTLHLEYEREAAQILELPNGVHQALLTPIAYFTGTTFKPAPRQPIDEVLHIDCW, encoded by the coding sequence ATGATCGACGACTCGAATGTGGGAAATGACGGCCACCGAAGCGACGCGATGAGCGGCATGGGGCAGGCACCGCTGGATCCGTTCGAGCTGCTGACGACGACCCGCGCGGTGCGCAAGCGTCTCGATCTCACCCGGCCGGTGCCCCTGGAGCTGATCAAGGAGTGCCTGACGATCGCGCTCCAGGGTCCCTCCGGCTCCAATCGCCAGCATTGGCAGTGGATCCTCGTCACGGACCCGGCTCAGAAGGCCGCCATCGGCGACCTCTATTGGCGGGCTGTGCAGGACTATGCCGCGTCCGAGGGGTTCGCCGGCAACCTCGCCGCGGATGACGCCGACCGGTCCCGCGTCCAGCAACGGGTCGGTGACAGCGTGCTTCACCTGGGCAAGGTGATGCGCGATGTGCCCGCGATGCTCATCCCGTGCATCGACACGGGTGGACCGCTGCCGGACGGCAACCAGGCGGGCATCTGGGGCTCGGTGCTGCCTGCGGCATGGAGCTTCATGCTCGCCGCCCGCGCCCGCGGATTGGGCACCGCGTGGACCACGTTGCATCTGGAGTACGAGCGGGAGGCCGCCCAGATCCTCGAGCTGCCCAACGGCGTGCACCAGGCTCTGCTCACGCCGATCGCCTATTTCACGGGTACGACCTTCAAGCCGGCGCCTCGCCAGCCCATCGACGAGGTCCTGCACATCGACTGCTGGTGA
- a CDS encoding MMPL family transporter, with the protein MDALARWVIHHRLIVALFWLAAFIGGAAAAGVVPGRLTTDFSLPGQPGDTAEKALIKQYGVSSFDTTVLTVTVPQGQTVQQQSAKIAQVFGSATRVSAVPRTRVVDYASTGDQKFIVNGGRTTFALVQATPPTSFAVSSGVEFGKALNIAAKRAGFESGTTSYQLLSAGTDQSGGPSVLVETLLGALGALAVLLFVFASFLALMPLIIAAVSILTTFLLVLLLTTFSDVSFVVEFLISLVGLGIAIDYSLLLVSRWREERAHGQSNDEAILTAVRTAGHAVLASGATVAISLVALVVVPVPFLRSMGFGGMLIPLVSVAVVLTLLPAMLSKIGPRVDWPRIRHEGRASRGWTAWARLIVKRRVVAVAAGVVLLALLITPVFGLKIGQSNIASLGKTGPAVQTLGTLRDDGVGGGVLTPITVLVPADQRDKAIAAAGKVDGVQLATGNRTSDGRMAVVDVLPKKETVDSSGVQVVHRVRTAVEKAVDGDVLVAGQGAVVDDYFNAVYDKFPYVLGLIALVTFVLLMRQFRSVLLPIKAVVMNLVSLSAVFGAVTFFWQEGHGSGTVFNIAGTGAITFWLPIIIFAFLFGLSMDYEVFILARMREEYDATGSTSAAVTVGLGRTGRLVTSAALILFFAFAALASSPGTDIKVLGTALGVGILIDATIVRALLVPALVSLFGKYNWWLPGGLAKVLFVEPSPLRNETHAGPREFDETGREIATSR; encoded by the coding sequence ATGGACGCCCTAGCCCGCTGGGTCATTCACCACCGCCTGATCGTCGCCCTCTTCTGGCTGGCGGCATTCATCGGCGGCGCCGCGGCGGCCGGAGTCGTCCCCGGTCGACTCACGACCGACTTCTCCCTGCCCGGTCAGCCCGGCGACACCGCCGAGAAGGCGCTGATCAAGCAGTACGGCGTGAGCAGCTTCGACACCACGGTGCTCACCGTCACCGTGCCGCAGGGACAGACGGTGCAGCAGCAGTCGGCCAAGATCGCGCAGGTCTTCGGCTCCGCCACGCGCGTGTCGGCGGTCCCCCGCACCCGCGTCGTGGACTACGCCAGCACCGGTGACCAGAAGTTCATCGTGAACGGCGGCCGGACGACCTTCGCGCTCGTCCAGGCCACTCCACCGACGAGTTTCGCGGTCAGCTCCGGCGTGGAATTCGGCAAAGCGCTCAACATCGCGGCCAAGCGGGCCGGGTTCGAGTCGGGCACCACGTCGTACCAGTTGCTCTCGGCAGGCACCGACCAGAGCGGCGGCCCGAGCGTCCTCGTCGAGACACTGTTGGGTGCCCTGGGCGCGCTCGCTGTGCTGCTCTTCGTCTTCGCGTCGTTCCTCGCACTGATGCCGTTGATCATCGCGGCGGTGTCGATCCTGACGACGTTCCTGCTCGTGCTGCTGCTCACGACGTTCAGTGACGTCAGCTTCGTCGTGGAGTTCCTGATCTCTCTCGTGGGCCTCGGCATCGCCATCGACTACTCCCTGCTCCTGGTGTCGCGATGGCGTGAGGAACGCGCCCACGGTCAGTCGAACGACGAGGCGATCCTCACCGCGGTGCGCACCGCCGGGCACGCGGTGCTGGCATCCGGGGCGACGGTGGCGATCAGCCTGGTCGCCCTCGTCGTGGTCCCGGTGCCGTTCCTGCGCTCGATGGGCTTCGGCGGCATGCTCATCCCCCTGGTGAGCGTGGCCGTCGTGCTCACCCTGCTACCGGCGATGCTGTCCAAGATCGGACCACGCGTGGACTGGCCGCGCATCCGGCACGAGGGCCGCGCGTCCCGCGGGTGGACGGCGTGGGCGCGCCTGATCGTGAAGCGCCGGGTCGTCGCCGTCGCCGCCGGGGTCGTGCTGCTCGCGCTGCTCATCACTCCGGTCTTCGGGCTGAAGATCGGCCAGTCCAACATCGCCTCGCTCGGCAAGACCGGGCCCGCCGTCCAGACGCTAGGCACCCTGCGCGACGACGGAGTCGGCGGCGGCGTGCTGACCCCGATCACCGTCCTGGTCCCCGCCGACCAGCGTGACAAGGCGATCGCGGCGGCGGGCAAGGTCGACGGCGTCCAGCTCGCGACGGGCAACAGGACCAGCGACGGCCGGATGGCGGTCGTGGACGTCCTGCCGAAGAAGGAGACCGTCGACAGCTCCGGCGTCCAGGTGGTGCATCGCGTGCGCACCGCCGTCGAGAAGGCCGTCGACGGCGATGTGCTCGTCGCGGGTCAGGGCGCGGTCGTCGACGACTACTTCAACGCCGTCTACGACAAGTTCCCCTACGTGCTCGGCCTCATCGCCCTGGTGACGTTCGTGCTGCTGATGCGCCAGTTCCGCTCGGTACTGCTGCCGATCAAGGCCGTGGTGATGAACCTGGTCTCCCTGTCGGCTGTCTTCGGCGCGGTGACCTTCTTCTGGCAGGAGGGCCACGGCTCCGGCACGGTCTTCAACATCGCCGGCACCGGCGCCATCACGTTCTGGCTGCCGATCATCATCTTCGCGTTCCTGTTCGGCCTGTCGATGGACTACGAGGTGTTCATCCTGGCCCGCATGCGCGAGGAGTACGACGCCACCGGCAGCACGAGCGCCGCCGTGACGGTCGGCCTCGGGCGCACCGGGAGGCTCGTCACCTCGGCCGCGTTGATCCTCTTCTTCGCCTTCGCAGCGCTCGCCTCGTCGCCCGGCACCGACATCAAGGTGCTCGGCACCGCGCTCGGCGTCGGCATCCTCATCGACGCGACCATCGTGCGCGCGCTGCTGGTGCCCGCCCTGGTCAGCCTGTTCGGCAAGTACAACTGGTGGCTGCCGGGCGGCCTCGCGAAGGTGCTCTTCGTCGAGCCGTCACCCCTGCGCAACGAGACGCACGCCGGTCCACGGGAGTTCGATGAGACCGGTCGGGAGATCGCCACGTCCCGCTGA
- a CDS encoding DUF4031 domain-containing protein, with protein sequence MTVLIDPPTWPAYGRLWSHLVSDTSYDELREFAVAAGLPERLFDGDHYDVPQERYEAIVAAGAQEVAGRDLIRRLLASGLRLHQRER encoded by the coding sequence GTGACCGTGTTGATCGACCCGCCGACCTGGCCGGCCTACGGACGGTTGTGGTCACATCTGGTGAGTGACACGTCGTACGACGAGTTGCGCGAGTTCGCCGTTGCGGCAGGGCTTCCCGAGCGGCTCTTCGATGGCGACCACTACGACGTGCCGCAGGAGCGCTACGAGGCGATCGTCGCCGCGGGCGCGCAGGAGGTGGCCGGGCGCGACCTGATCCGCCGGCTCCTCGCCAGCGGCCTGCGGCTGCACCAGCGCGAACGCTGA